Proteins encoded together in one Pseudomonas sp. TCU-HL1 window:
- the lon gene encoding endopeptidase La yields the protein MSDQDINADFVEEATSSQRTGLVLPGQTLPDKVYIIPIHNRPFFPAQVLPVIVNEEPWAQTLELVAKTEHHSLALFFMENPPEDPRHFDPSTLPEHGTLVRVHHASRDGGKLQFVAQGLSRVRIRGWLKRHRPPYLVEVDYPQSPSDPRDEVKAYGMALINAIKELLPLNPLYSEELKNYLNRFNPNDPSPLTDFAAALTTAPARELQEVLDTVPILKRMEKVLPLLRKEVEVARLQSELSAEVNRKIGQHQREFFLKEQLKLIQQELGITKDDRSADSEQFVQRLEGKVLSEQAKKRIDEELNKLSILETGSPEYAVTRNYLDWATSVPWGVYGADKLDLKHARKVLDKHHAGLDDVKNRILEFLAVGAFKGEISGSIVLLVGPPGVGKTSIGKSIAESLGRPFYRFSVGGMRDEAEIKGHRRTYIGALPGRLVQALKEVEVMNPVIMLDEIDKLGASYQGDPASALLETLDPEQNVEFLDHYLDLRLDLSKVLFVCTANTLDAIPGPLLDRMETIRLSGYITEEKHAIAKRHLWPRLLERTGVPKGRLSITDGALTSVIEGYAREAGVRQLEKQLGKIIRKAVVRLLEEPETNIKVGQKDLEYYLGLAPFRKELMLSGVGVITGLAWTSLGGATLPIEATRIHTLNRGFKLTGQLGDVMKESAEIAYSYISSHLKRYGGDPNFFDQAFVHLHVPEGATPKDGPSAGVTMASALLSLARNQVPKKGVAMTGELTLTGQVLPIGGVREKVIAARRQKIFELILPEANRGAFEELPDYLKDGVTAHFARRFSDVAKVLFD from the coding sequence ATGAGCGATCAGGACATCAACGCCGACTTCGTCGAAGAAGCCACTTCCAGCCAGCGGACAGGCCTGGTGTTGCCCGGTCAGACCCTGCCGGACAAGGTCTACATCATCCCCATCCACAATCGCCCCTTCTTCCCGGCGCAGGTGTTGCCGGTCATCGTCAACGAAGAGCCCTGGGCGCAGACCCTGGAGCTAGTGGCCAAGACCGAGCATCACAGCCTGGCGCTGTTCTTCATGGAGAATCCGCCGGAAGACCCGCGTCATTTCGACCCCAGCACCCTGCCCGAACACGGCACCCTGGTTCGGGTGCACCATGCCAGCCGCGACGGTGGCAAGCTGCAGTTCGTGGCCCAGGGACTATCGCGCGTGCGCATTCGCGGCTGGCTCAAGCGCCATCGCCCGCCCTATCTGGTCGAGGTGGACTACCCGCAAAGCCCTTCCGACCCGCGCGACGAGGTCAAGGCTTACGGCATGGCGCTGATCAACGCGATCAAGGAGTTGCTGCCGCTGAATCCGCTGTACAGCGAGGAGCTGAAGAATTACCTCAATCGCTTCAACCCCAACGATCCTTCGCCCCTGACCGATTTCGCCGCGGCCCTGACCACGGCGCCCGCCCGTGAACTTCAGGAAGTGCTCGACACCGTGCCGATCCTCAAGCGCATGGAGAAGGTACTACCGCTGCTGCGCAAGGAAGTGGAAGTGGCCCGCCTGCAGAGCGAGCTTTCCGCCGAGGTGAACCGCAAGATCGGCCAGCACCAGCGCGAATTCTTCCTCAAGGAGCAGCTCAAGCTGATCCAGCAGGAGCTGGGAATCACCAAGGACGACCGCAGCGCCGACAGCGAGCAGTTCGTCCAGCGCCTGGAAGGCAAAGTGCTGTCGGAACAGGCGAAAAAGCGCATCGACGAAGAGCTGAACAAACTGTCGATCCTGGAAACGGGCTCCCCCGAATACGCCGTCACCCGCAACTACCTGGATTGGGCCACCTCGGTGCCCTGGGGCGTTTACGGCGCCGACAAGCTCGACCTGAAACACGCACGCAAGGTGCTGGACAAGCATCATGCTGGTCTGGATGACGTGAAGAACCGCATCCTCGAGTTCCTCGCGGTGGGCGCCTTCAAGGGCGAAATCTCCGGCTCCATCGTGCTGCTGGTGGGGCCACCCGGCGTGGGCAAGACCAGCATCGGCAAGTCCATCGCGGAATCCCTCGGGCGCCCGTTCTACCGTTTCAGCGTCGGCGGCATGCGCGACGAGGCCGAAATCAAGGGCCACCGCCGCACCTATATTGGCGCCCTGCCCGGCAGGCTGGTGCAGGCGCTGAAAGAGGTCGAGGTGATGAACCCGGTCATCATGCTCGACGAGATCGACAAGCTCGGCGCCAGCTACCAGGGCGACCCGGCTTCGGCCCTGCTGGAAACCCTGGACCCGGAGCAGAACGTCGAATTCCTCGACCACTACCTGGACCTGCGCCTGGACCTGTCCAAGGTACTGTTCGTCTGCACCGCCAATACCCTGGACGCCATCCCCGGTCCGCTGCTGGACCGCATGGAAACCATCCGGCTCTCCGGCTACATCACCGAAGAAAAGCACGCCATCGCCAAGCGCCATCTCTGGCCGCGCCTGCTGGAACGTACCGGCGTGCCGAAGGGGCGCCTGTCCATCACCGACGGCGCCCTGACTTCCGTGATCGAGGGCTACGCCCGCGAAGCTGGGGTGCGTCAGCTGGAGAAGCAATTGGGCAAGATCATCCGCAAGGCGGTGGTCCGCCTGCTGGAGGAGCCAGAGACGAACATCAAGGTCGGCCAGAAGGACCTGGAGTACTACCTGGGCCTGGCGCCGTTCCGCAAGGAACTGATGCTGTCCGGGGTTGGCGTGATCACCGGCCTGGCCTGGACCAGCCTGGGTGGCGCCACCTTGCCCATCGAGGCAACGCGTATCCACACCCTCAACCGCGGTTTCAAGCTGACCGGGCAACTGGGCGATGTCATGAAGGAGTCGGCGGAGATCGCCTACAGCTACATCAGCTCGCACCTGAAACGCTATGGCGGCGACCCGAACTTCTTCGACCAGGCCTTCGTCCACCTCCACGTGCCGGAAGGCGCCACGCCCAAGGACGGCCCAAGCGCGGGCGTCACCATGGCCAGCGCGTTGCTCTCCCTGGCCCGAAACCAGGTGCCGAAGAAGGGCGTGGCCATGACCGGCGAGTTGACCCTCACCGGCCAGGTGCTGCCGATTGGCGGCGTTCGGGAAAAAGTGATTGCAGCGCGTCGGCAGAAGATCTTCGAGCTGATCCTGCCTGAGGCCAACCGCGGCGCCTTCGAGGAGTTGCCGGACTACCTGAAGGACGGCGTCACCGCGCACTTCGCACGTCGCTTCAGCGATGTCGCCAAGGTGCTGTTCGACTGA
- the cmoA gene encoding carboxy-S-adenosyl-L-methionine synthase CmoA — protein MTESPDRIYANPQAQVGDFAFNEDVVRVFPDMIKRSVPGYPTIVENIGVLAAQFAQAGTPLYDLGSSLGAVTQALRRHVKTDGCRVVAVDNSSAMVERCREYLHAQDAMFQELLPVDVLEADILALDLHPCSFVAMNFTLQFVPREHRTELLARIRQALLPGGALVLSEKLRFEDSDEHQLLTDLHIAFKRANGYSELEIAQKRSALENVMHPDSLEEHRARLLEAGFSKVVPWFQCLNFASLIALP, from the coding sequence GTGACCGAAAGCCCCGATCGCATCTACGCCAATCCCCAGGCTCAAGTCGGCGACTTCGCCTTCAACGAAGACGTGGTTCGGGTCTTCCCGGACATGATCAAGCGCTCCGTGCCAGGCTACCCCACCATCGTCGAGAACATCGGCGTGCTGGCGGCGCAGTTCGCCCAGGCCGGCACCCCGCTCTATGACCTGGGCAGCTCCCTCGGCGCCGTGACCCAGGCCCTGCGCCGCCATGTGAAAACCGACGGCTGCCGGGTCGTTGCTGTGGATAACTCCAGCGCCATGGTGGAACGCTGCCGCGAGTACCTGCACGCCCAGGACGCCATGTTCCAGGAATTGCTGCCAGTAGATGTGCTGGAGGCCGACATCCTCGCCCTGGATCTGCACCCCTGCTCCTTCGTGGCGATGAACTTCACCTTACAGTTCGTGCCGCGCGAACACCGTACCGAATTGCTCGCCCGTATTCGCCAGGCCCTGCTGCCGGGTGGCGCGCTGGTCCTCTCGGAAAAACTGCGCTTCGAAGACAGCGACGAACACCAGCTCCTCACCGACCTGCACATCGCCTTCAAACGCGCCAATGGCTACAGCGAACTGGAAATCGCCCAGAAACGCAGCGCGCTGGAGAACGTCATGCACCCGGATAGCCTCGAGGAACATCGCGCACGCCTGCTGGAGGCAGGGTTCTCCAAGGTGGTGCCCTGGTTCCAGTGCCTCAACTTCGCTTCGCTGATCGCCCTGCCATGA
- the putP gene encoding sodium/proline symporter PutP: MSMSNPMLITFVIYIAAMVLIGFAAYRSTNNLSDYILGGRSLGSFVTALSAGASDMSGWLLMGLPGAVYLSGLSESWIAIGLIIGAYLNWLLVAGRLRVQTEHNGNALTLPDYFTNRFEDNSRILRIFSAVVILVFFTIYCASGVVAGARLFESTFGISYETALWAGAAATICYTFVGGFLAVSWTDTVQASLMIFALILTPIIVMIATGGMDTTFIAIEMKDAANFDMLKGASFVGVVSLLAWGLGYFGQPHILARFMAADSVKSIPNARRISMTWMIFCLGGAVAVGFFGIAYFSAHPEQAGAVTENHERVFIELAKILFNPWIAGVLLSAILAAVMSTLSCQLLVCSSALTEDFYKAFFRKNASQAELVWVGRAMVLLVAVISIAIAADPESKVLGLVSYAWAGFGAAFGPVVILSLIWKGMTRNGALAGMILGAVTVVLWKNFFGWTGLYEIIPGFILCTLGILIFSRIGNGPSAAMLKRFDEAEKEYQDAHV, encoded by the coding sequence ATGAGTATGAGCAACCCGATGCTGATCACCTTCGTGATCTATATCGCGGCCATGGTGCTGATCGGCTTCGCCGCCTATCGCTCCACCAACAACCTTTCCGACTACATCCTGGGTGGTCGCAGTCTCGGTAGCTTCGTTACCGCGCTGTCCGCCGGCGCCTCCGACATGAGCGGCTGGCTGCTGATGGGCTTGCCGGGTGCCGTCTACCTCTCCGGTCTCTCCGAAAGCTGGATCGCCATCGGCCTTATTATTGGCGCTTACCTCAACTGGCTGCTGGTCGCCGGTCGTCTGCGCGTACAGACCGAGCACAACGGCAACGCCCTGACCCTGCCGGACTACTTCACCAACCGCTTCGAAGACAACAGCCGCATCCTGCGCATCTTCTCCGCCGTGGTGATCTTGGTGTTCTTCACCATCTACTGCGCCTCCGGTGTCGTGGCTGGTGCCCGCCTGTTCGAGAGCACCTTCGGCATCTCCTACGAAACCGCGCTGTGGGCCGGTGCGGCCGCCACCATCTGCTACACCTTCGTTGGTGGCTTCCTGGCTGTCAGCTGGACGGATACCGTCCAGGCCAGCCTGATGATCTTCGCCCTGATCCTCACCCCGATCATCGTGATGATCGCCACCGGTGGCATGGACACTACCTTCATCGCTATCGAGATGAAGGACGCGGCCAACTTCGACATGCTCAAGGGCGCTAGCTTCGTCGGCGTGGTCTCGCTGCTCGCTTGGGGTCTGGGCTACTTTGGCCAGCCGCACATCCTGGCGCGCTTCATGGCTGCCGATTCCGTGAAGTCCATCCCGAACGCCCGCCGTATCTCCATGACCTGGATGATCTTCTGCCTCGGCGGCGCGGTTGCCGTTGGCTTCTTCGGCATTGCCTACTTCTCCGCTCACCCGGAGCAGGCTGGTGCGGTGACCGAGAACCACGAGCGTGTGTTCATCGAGCTGGCCAAGATCCTGTTCAACCCCTGGATTGCCGGCGTGCTGCTGTCCGCCATCCTGGCGGCCGTGATGTCCACCCTGAGCTGCCAGCTGCTGGTCTGCTCCAGCGCCCTGACCGAAGACTTCTACAAGGCCTTCTTCCGCAAGAACGCCAGCCAGGCCGAACTGGTCTGGGTAGGCCGCGCCATGGTGCTGCTGGTGGCCGTGATCTCCATTGCCATTGCCGCTGACCCCGAAAGCAAGGTGCTGGGCCTGGTGTCCTACGCCTGGGCTGGCTTTGGTGCCGCCTTCGGTCCGGTGGTCATCCTGTCTCTGATCTGGAAAGGCATGACCCGTAACGGCGCCCTGGCCGGCATGATCCTCGGTGCTGTGACCGTTGTCCTGTGGAAGAACTTCTTCGGCTGGACTGGCCTGTACGAAATCATTCCGGGCTTCATCCTCTGCACCCTCGGCATCCTGATCTTCAGCCGCATCGGCAACGGCCCGTCCGCCGCCATGCTCAAGCGCTTCGATGAGGCCGAGAAGGAATACCAGGACGCCCACGTCTGA
- the acs gene encoding acetate--CoA ligase, whose translation MSAASLYPVRPEVAAKSLTDEATYKAMYQQSVINPDGFWREQARRLDWIKPFTKVKQTSFDDHHVDIKWFADGTLNVSANCLDRHLAERGDQVAIIWEGDDPSEHEHITYRDLHERVCKFANALRGQDVHRGDVVTIYMPMIPEAVVAMLACTRIGAIHSVVFGGFSPEALAGRIIDCKSKVVITADEGLRGGKKTPLKANVDDALTNPETSSVQKIIVVKRTGSEIKWNQHRDVWYEDLMKVAGSTCAPKEMGAEDPLFILYTSGSTGKPKGVLHTTGGYLTYASLTHERVFDYRPGEVFWCTADIGWVTGHTYLVYGPLSNGATTVMFEGVPNYPDMTRVAKIVDKHKVNVLYTAPTAIRAMMAEGKAAVQGADGSSLRLLGSVGEPINPEAWHWYYENVGQSRCPIVDTWWQTETGACLMTPLPGAHAMKPGSAARPFFGVQPALVDNLGNIIEGAAEGNLVIIDSWPGQARTLYGDHDRFVDTYFKTFRGMYFTGDGARRDEDGYWWITGRVDDVLNVSGHRMGTAEIESAMVAHPKVAEAAVVGVPHDIKGQGIYVYVTLNAGEESSEQLRQELRNWVRKEIGPIATPDVIQWAPGLPKTRSGKIMRRILRKIAVAEYDALGDISTLADPGVVQHLIDTHRTMRAA comes from the coding sequence ATGAGTGCTGCTTCTCTGTATCCGGTCCGCCCTGAAGTGGCCGCCAAGTCCCTCACCGACGAAGCGACCTACAAAGCCATGTACCAGCAGTCGGTCATCAACCCCGACGGCTTCTGGCGTGAACAGGCCAGGCGCCTCGACTGGATCAAGCCCTTCACCAAGGTGAAGCAGACCTCGTTCGACGACCACCATGTCGACATCAAGTGGTTCGCCGATGGCACCCTCAACGTCTCCGCCAACTGCCTGGACCGCCACCTCGCCGAGCGCGGTGACCAGGTCGCGATCATCTGGGAGGGCGACGATCCTTCCGAGCACGAGCACATCACCTACCGCGACCTGCACGAGCGCGTCTGCAAGTTCGCCAACGCCCTGCGCGGCCAGGATGTGCATCGCGGCGACGTGGTGACCATTTACATGCCGATGATCCCGGAAGCCGTCGTCGCCATGCTGGCCTGCACCCGTATCGGTGCCATCCACTCCGTGGTATTCGGCGGCTTCTCCCCTGAAGCCCTGGCCGGCCGCATCATCGATTGCAAGTCCAAGGTGGTCATCACCGCCGACGAAGGCTTGCGCGGCGGCAAGAAGACTCCGCTCAAAGCCAACGTCGATGACGCGCTGACCAACCCGGAAACCAGCAGCGTGCAGAAGATCATCGTCGTCAAGCGCACGGGCAGCGAGATCAAGTGGAACCAGCACCGCGACGTCTGGTACGAAGACCTGATGAAAGTGGCGGGCAGCACCTGCGCGCCGAAGGAGATGGGCGCCGAGGATCCGCTGTTCATCCTCTACACCTCCGGTTCCACCGGCAAGCCCAAGGGCGTGTTGCACACCACTGGCGGCTACCTCACCTATGCATCACTGACCCACGAGCGTGTGTTCGATTACCGTCCGGGTGAAGTGTTCTGGTGCACCGCTGACATCGGCTGGGTGACCGGTCACACCTATCTGGTTTACGGGCCGCTGTCCAACGGCGCTACGACCGTCATGTTCGAAGGTGTGCCGAACTATCCGGACATGACTCGCGTGGCGAAGATCGTCGACAAGCACAAGGTCAATGTCCTCTACACCGCGCCGACCGCCATCCGCGCCATGATGGCCGAGGGCAAGGCAGCGGTCCAAGGCGCCGACGGCTCCAGCCTGCGTCTGCTTGGCTCCGTGGGCGAGCCAATCAACCCGGAAGCCTGGCACTGGTACTACGAGAACGTCGGCCAGAGCCGTTGCCCGATCGTCGATACCTGGTGGCAGACCGAAACCGGCGCCTGCCTGATGACTCCGCTGCCGGGCGCACACGCCATGAAGCCGGGCTCCGCCGCGCGTCCCTTCTTCGGTGTCCAGCCGGCGCTGGTGGATAACCTTGGCAACATCATCGAAGGGGCGGCCGAAGGCAACCTGGTGATAATCGACTCTTGGCCGGGCCAGGCGCGCACCCTGTACGGCGACCACGACCGCTTCGTCGACACCTACTTCAAGACCTTCAGGGGCATGTACTTCACGGGCGACGGTGCTCGTCGCGACGAAGACGGCTACTGGTGGATCACCGGCCGTGTGGATGACGTGCTGAACGTCTCCGGCCACCGCATGGGCACCGCTGAGATCGAGAGCGCGATGGTTGCCCACCCGAAAGTCGCTGAGGCTGCAGTGGTTGGTGTGCCGCACGACATCAAGGGGCAAGGCATCTATGTCTACGTGACCCTGAACGCTGGCGAGGAGTCTTCCGAGCAACTGCGTCAGGAACTGAGAAACTGGGTGCGCAAGGAAATCGGTCCGATTGCCACGCCAGACGTAATCCAGTGGGCTCCGGGCCTTCCGAAGACCCGCTCGGGCAAGATCATGCGCCGTATCCTGCGCAAGATCGCCGTTGCCGAGTACGACGCCCTCGGCGACATCTCCACCCTGGCCGATCCCGGAGTGGTGCAGCACCTCATCGATACTCATCGCACCATGCGGGCAGCCTGA
- a CDS encoding protease inhibitor I42 family protein, translated as MPLAPSPRLLLPLGLALLAACTQQSTGPVVVHDQQDDCPLSLRQGQPLVLTLPSNPTTGFRWVVRDAAAPVLQSLGPEVYSTPEDAGLVGSAGQSTWRFKANQPGEGRLHLDYQRPWETDVAPAESFDCQISVK; from the coding sequence ATGCCACTCGCCCCTTCCCCTCGCCTGTTGTTGCCCCTGGGCCTGGCCCTGCTCGCCGCCTGCACCCAGCAATCGACGGGCCCCGTGGTGGTCCATGACCAGCAGGACGATTGCCCGCTGTCCCTCCGCCAGGGCCAGCCCCTGGTACTGACACTGCCCAGCAACCCGACCACCGGCTTCCGCTGGGTTGTGCGTGACGCCGCTGCACCGGTGCTGCAGAGCCTTGGCCCGGAGGTCTACTCGACGCCGGAAGATGCCGGACTGGTGGGCAGCGCCGGTCAGTCCACCTGGCGTTTCAAGGCGAACCAGCCTGGCGAGGGTCGCCTGCACCTGGATTACCAACGCCCCTGGGAAACCGACGTGGCGCCGGCGGAAAGCTTCGACTGCCAGATCAGCGTCAAGTAG
- the cmoB gene encoding tRNA 5-methoxyuridine(34)/uridine 5-oxyacetic acid(34) synthase CmoB — MIRTLDLDALQQRLAGTPLQDWAADLPAQLDAKLSVGHGDLERWSAAVNALPSLQPQHVELEQRFLLDAPCDDATRASVKSALQGLIPWRKGPFELFGVHVDTEWRSDWKWARVAPHLDLRGRRVLDVGCGNGYYQWRMLGAGADSVVGIDPNWLFFCQFLAMKRFLPDLPAWHLPMALEELPPKLEGFDTVFSMGVLYHRRAPIDHLFDLKDCLRRGGELVLETLVVEGDAQQVLVPEDRYAQMRNVWFLPSVPALELWLRRAGYVDIRCVDVSYTSVEEQRSTEWMRFQSLPEFLDPADHSRTIEGLPAPARAVLIARKP; from the coding sequence ATGATTCGTACGCTGGACCTCGACGCCCTGCAGCAACGACTGGCGGGTACCCCGCTGCAAGACTGGGCCGCCGACCTGCCCGCGCAACTCGATGCCAAGCTGTCGGTCGGCCACGGCGACCTGGAGCGCTGGAGTGCCGCGGTCAATGCCCTCCCCTCTCTGCAGCCGCAGCACGTGGAGCTGGAACAGCGTTTCCTGCTCGATGCCCCCTGTGACGATGCCACCCGCGCGAGTGTGAAGAGCGCCCTGCAAGGACTGATTCCCTGGCGCAAGGGACCGTTCGAGCTGTTTGGCGTGCATGTCGACACTGAATGGCGCTCGGACTGGAAGTGGGCGCGGGTAGCCCCGCACCTCGACCTGCGCGGCCGCCGCGTGCTGGACGTAGGCTGCGGCAATGGCTACTACCAGTGGCGCATGCTCGGCGCGGGTGCCGACAGCGTGGTGGGCATCGACCCCAACTGGTTGTTCTTCTGTCAGTTCCTGGCAATGAAGCGATTCCTGCCCGACCTGCCGGCCTGGCACCTGCCCATGGCGCTGGAAGAACTCCCGCCGAAGCTGGAAGGCTTCGACACCGTGTTCTCCATGGGTGTGCTCTACCACCGGCGCGCCCCCATCGATCACCTGTTCGACCTCAAGGACTGCCTGCGCCGGGGCGGCGAACTGGTGCTGGAAACCCTGGTGGTGGAAGGCGACGCCCAGCAAGTCCTGGTGCCTGAAGACCGCTACGCACAGATGCGCAACGTCTGGTTCCTGCCTTCGGTGCCGGCCCTGGAGCTCTGGCTGCGCAGAGCGGGCTACGTGGATATCCGCTGCGTGGATGTCAGCTACACCAGCGTCGAGGAGCAGCGCAGTACCGAGTGGATGCGCTTCCAGTCCCTGCCGGAATTTCTCGATCCCGCCGACCACAGCCGCACCATCGAAGGCCTGCCGGCACCGGCCCGCGCCGTGCTGATCGCCCGCAAGCCCTGA
- the pdxJ gene encoding pyridoxine 5'-phosphate synthase — protein MTEANRVLLGVNIDHVATLRQARGTRYPDPVKAALDAEEAGADGITVHLREDRRHIQERDVRLLKDVLQTRMNFEMGVTEEMLAFAEEIRPEHTCLVPETRQELTTEGGLDVAGQESRIKAAVERLAKIGSEVSLFIDADPQQIEAAHRVGAPAIELHTGRYADAHTPEEAARELQRIREGVALGLKLGLIVNAGHGLHYHNVEPVAAIPGINELNIGHALVAHALFVGFKQAVVEMKQLIVSAADKG, from the coding sequence GTGACTGAAGCCAATCGCGTACTTCTCGGCGTCAACATCGACCATGTCGCCACCCTTCGTCAGGCCCGTGGTACCCGCTACCCGGACCCGGTCAAGGCGGCGCTGGATGCCGAAGAGGCAGGTGCCGATGGCATCACCGTGCACCTGCGCGAAGACCGCCGCCATATCCAGGAACGCGACGTGCGCCTGCTGAAGGACGTGCTGCAGACCCGAATGAACTTCGAGATGGGCGTGACTGAGGAAATGCTCGCCTTCGCCGAGGAAATTCGTCCCGAACACACCTGCCTGGTTCCGGAAACCCGCCAGGAGCTGACCACTGAAGGTGGCCTTGACGTTGCCGGCCAGGAATCCCGCATCAAGGCAGCGGTGGAGCGCCTGGCGAAGATTGGCAGCGAAGTCTCGTTGTTCATCGATGCCGATCCGCAGCAGATCGAAGCCGCCCACCGAGTCGGCGCGCCGGCCATCGAGCTGCACACTGGCCGCTATGCCGACGCGCATACGCCGGAAGAAGCCGCCCGCGAGCTGCAGCGCATCCGTGAGGGCGTGGCCCTGGGCTTGAAACTGGGTCTGATCGTCAATGCCGGACACGGCCTGCACTATCACAACGTGGAGCCGGTCGCGGCGATTCCGGGCATCAACGAGCTGAACATCGGCCACGCGCTGGTAGCCCACGCGCTCTTCGTCGGCTTCAAGCAGGCCGTGGTGGAAATGAAGCAGCTGATCGTCTCGGCGGCCGACAAGGGCTGA
- a CDS encoding helix-turn-helix transcriptional regulator, translating into MLEARLLCLDDQAHHHAHDHHQLVMSLAGRAEFEVEGRGGEVCRMRACLVPGDAGHEFAGVGENRMLILDLDGQCTSAEDLDMLGRLFETPRYPELDADFQNLLSYAGAELARYGSDPLLARSLGGILLRALYLRLFGEVRRRSAGSLDIERLDSYIINNLSRRISVAELAQVACLSPSHFHAQFKDCVGLTPHQYLLKTRLDRAARLLRESEQPLVRIAEECGFSSQSALTTAMRRYLGLTPKRLRGAE; encoded by the coding sequence ATGCTCGAAGCCCGCCTCCTGTGCCTGGACGATCAGGCCCACCACCATGCCCACGATCATCACCAACTGGTGATGTCCCTTGCCGGCCGTGCCGAGTTCGAGGTGGAAGGGCGTGGTGGCGAGGTTTGCCGCATGCGAGCTTGCCTGGTACCGGGTGATGCCGGACATGAGTTCGCCGGCGTGGGCGAGAACCGCATGTTGATCCTTGACCTGGACGGACAGTGCACCTCGGCCGAGGACCTCGACATGCTCGGCCGCCTGTTCGAAACACCGCGCTACCCCGAACTGGATGCGGACTTCCAGAATCTCCTGAGTTACGCCGGCGCCGAACTGGCCCGTTATGGCAGCGATCCGCTGCTGGCCCGCTCCCTCGGCGGAATCCTGCTGCGAGCCCTCTATCTCAGGCTGTTCGGCGAAGTCAGGCGGCGGTCTGCAGGCAGCCTGGATATCGAGCGCCTGGATAGCTACATCATCAACAACCTGTCGCGTCGCATCAGCGTCGCGGAACTGGCTCAGGTCGCCTGCCTGAGTCCCAGTCATTTCCACGCCCAGTTCAAGGACTGCGTGGGGCTGACACCGCACCAGTACCTGCTGAAAACCCGCCTCGATCGCGCGGCCCGCCTGCTGCGCGAAAGCGAGCAACCCCTCGTGCGCATCGCCGAGGAATGCGGGTTCTCCAGTCAGAGCGCGCTGACTACGGCCATGCGCCGCTATCTTGGCTTGACGCCCAAGCGGCTGCGCGGCGCCGAGTAA
- the recO gene encoding DNA repair protein RecO, whose product MISAALPAFVLHSRAYRESSALVDFFSPQGRLRAVLRGARGKTGTLARPFLPLEVEFRGRGELKSVGRLDSAGIPNLLAGEALFSGLYLNELLVRLLPAEDPQPALFDHYAATLQALAANRPLEPLLRAFEWRLLGELGYGFALDVDLAGNPIDATGIYRLLPDAGLEPVGQLQPGLFQGRELLALAEADWSAPGALGAAKRLMRQALAPHLGGRPLVSRELFMTIKEPPRD is encoded by the coding sequence ATGATCAGCGCGGCGCTACCGGCGTTCGTCTTGCACAGCAGGGCTTATCGGGAAAGCAGCGCGCTGGTTGATTTCTTCTCCCCGCAAGGCCGGCTGCGTGCCGTGCTCCGGGGTGCCCGTGGCAAGACTGGCACCCTGGCGCGGCCATTCCTTCCGCTGGAAGTCGAGTTTCGTGGCCGCGGTGAGCTCAAGAGCGTTGGCCGCCTGGACAGTGCGGGCATCCCCAACCTGCTGGCCGGCGAAGCATTGTTCAGCGGGCTCTATCTCAATGAACTGCTGGTTCGCCTGCTGCCGGCTGAAGATCCGCAGCCTGCCCTCTTCGACCATTACGCAGCCACCCTCCAGGCGCTGGCGGCCAACCGCCCGCTGGAACCCTTGTTGCGTGCGTTCGAATGGCGCCTGCTGGGCGAGCTGGGCTATGGTTTCGCCCTGGATGTCGACCTGGCCGGCAATCCCATCGACGCCACCGGTATCTATCGCCTGCTTCCCGATGCCGGACTCGAACCGGTGGGACAGTTGCAACCCGGTCTGTTCCAGGGGCGCGAACTGCTCGCCCTGGCTGAAGCCGACTGGAGCGCCCCTGGTGCCCTCGGCGCGGCCAAGCGCCTGATGCGTCAGGCCCTGGCACCTCATTTGGGCGGTCGGCCACTGGTCAGCCGCGAGCTATTCATGACGATCAAGGAACCTCCCCGTGACTGA